A portion of the Achromobacter sp. MFA1 R4 genome contains these proteins:
- a CDS encoding PLP-dependent aminotransferase family protein, whose translation MIDTTLSDSAGVSLLSSPLARGPGALPRQRQLIQRLKQAILAGRLPAGGRLPSSRALSEELEISRNTVLIAYEQLTAEGYVIADRQGTRVAPLSAAARSAARHAAPADDRPPATARRLARIVSARQAQDGSLPMTPGTPALTQFPLNAWRRAQDRALQAAPAAALGYGDPAGEPALREAIAQYLRVSRGVHCDASRIVITEGAQGALALCVQLLTNPGDTAWLEDPGYRGAKSAFHGGDLNVVAMRVDADGIVIPESAWTSQPPRLIQTTPSHQYPTGAVLSLTRRLDLLERARRAGAWIIEDDYDSEFRHQGEPIAAMQGLLPDAPVLYVGTFSKTMFPALRLGFLVLPQAIADRAMPSIIEMQRGGHRLEQLTMAAFIENGQFSRHLGRMRRLYRERQAALREALATHLGIEHEVLGGHCGLHLTVRLAPAYSDVDIVAQARKLGMHPAALSSFALNPREEDNGLVIGYGNTGAERFPALVRRLHEVAAGQKAG comes from the coding sequence ATGATCGACACCACTTTGAGCGATTCCGCCGGCGTATCGTTGCTGTCCAGCCCGCTGGCGCGCGGCCCCGGCGCGCTGCCGCGCCAGCGCCAGCTCATCCAGCGGCTGAAGCAGGCCATCCTGGCCGGCCGGCTGCCGGCCGGCGGCAGGCTGCCCTCGTCGCGCGCGCTGTCCGAGGAACTGGAGATTTCCCGCAACACGGTGCTGATCGCCTACGAGCAACTGACGGCCGAAGGCTACGTGATCGCCGACCGCCAGGGCACGCGCGTGGCGCCCCTGTCGGCCGCCGCCCGCAGCGCGGCCCGCCACGCCGCCCCGGCCGACGACCGGCCGCCCGCCACCGCGCGCCGCCTGGCCCGCATCGTCTCCGCGCGCCAGGCGCAAGACGGATCGCTGCCGATGACGCCCGGCACGCCGGCCCTGACCCAGTTTCCCCTCAATGCCTGGCGCCGCGCGCAGGACCGCGCCCTGCAGGCGGCCCCGGCCGCCGCGCTGGGCTATGGCGATCCGGCGGGCGAGCCGGCCCTGCGCGAGGCCATCGCCCAGTACCTGCGGGTGTCGCGCGGGGTGCATTGCGACGCGTCGCGCATCGTCATCACCGAAGGCGCCCAGGGCGCGCTGGCGCTGTGCGTGCAATTGCTGACCAACCCCGGCGACACGGCGTGGCTGGAAGATCCGGGCTACCGCGGCGCCAAGTCCGCGTTCCATGGCGGCGACCTGAATGTGGTGGCCATGCGCGTGGACGCCGACGGCATCGTCATCCCGGAAAGCGCGTGGACCAGCCAGCCGCCGCGCCTGATCCAGACGACGCCCTCGCACCAGTACCCAACGGGCGCCGTGCTGTCCCTGACCCGCCGGCTGGACCTGCTGGAACGCGCCCGCCGCGCGGGCGCATGGATCATCGAGGACGACTACGACAGCGAGTTCCGGCACCAGGGCGAACCGATCGCCGCCATGCAGGGCCTGCTGCCCGACGCGCCGGTCCTCTACGTCGGCACGTTCAGCAAGACCATGTTCCCCGCCCTGCGCCTGGGATTCCTGGTGCTGCCGCAGGCGATCGCCGACCGGGCCATGCCGTCCATCATCGAGATGCAGCGCGGCGGCCACCGGCTGGAACAGCTCACGATGGCCGCCTTCATCGAAAACGGCCAGTTCTCGCGCCACCTGGGCCGCATGCGCCGCCTGTACCGCGAACGGCAGGCCGCCTTGCGCGAGGCGCTGGCAACGCATCTGGGCATCGAGCACGAGGTCCTGGGCGGACATTGCGGCCTGCACCTGACGGTGCGGCTCGCGCCGGCCTATTCCGACGTGGACATCGTGGCGCAGGCGCGCAAGCTGGGGATGCATCCCGCGGCGCTGTCGTCCTTTGCGCTGAACCCGCGCGAAGAAGACAACGGGCTGGTGATCGGCTACGGCAATACCGGCGCGGAGCGGTTTCCCGCGCTGGTGCGCCGGCTGCACGAGGTGGCGGCCGGCCAGAAAGCGGGCTAA
- a CDS encoding GNAT family N-acetyltransferase: MQPRTNAFQQPIGPALPGWTPRPRPPLEPAIGRYCRLEPLSAERHAADLYHAFSQAPDASDWTYMGIGPFADEAQYRAFAESVQAGQDPMHHAIIDLATGRAIGTLALMRIDPANGVIEVGFVCYSRQLKRTRIATEAQFLLMRRAFDELGYRRYEWKCDSLNAPSRAAARRLGFTFEGVFRQATVYKGRSRDTAWFSIIDSEWPALRAAYERWLSPDNFDAEGNQRRGLADLAGAERADSQGEHAACA; this comes from the coding sequence ATGCAACCCCGCACCAACGCTTTCCAACAACCGATCGGCCCGGCGCTGCCCGGCTGGACCCCGCGTCCGCGTCCCCCGCTGGAACCCGCCATCGGCCGCTACTGCCGGTTGGAACCCCTGTCGGCCGAACGCCATGCGGCTGACCTGTACCACGCCTTCAGCCAGGCGCCCGACGCCAGCGACTGGACCTACATGGGCATCGGACCGTTCGCCGACGAGGCGCAATACCGGGCCTTCGCGGAATCCGTGCAGGCGGGCCAGGATCCGATGCACCACGCCATCATCGATCTGGCCACGGGCCGCGCCATCGGGACGCTGGCCCTGATGCGCATCGATCCGGCCAACGGCGTCATCGAGGTGGGCTTCGTGTGCTATTCGCGCCAGCTCAAGCGCACCCGCATCGCCACCGAAGCGCAATTCCTGCTGATGCGCCGCGCGTTCGACGAACTGGGCTACCGCCGCTACGAATGGAAGTGCGACAGCCTGAACGCGCCCTCGCGCGCCGCGGCGCGGCGCCTGGGCTTCACGTTCGAGGGCGTATTCCGGCAGGCGACGGTCTACAAGGGCCGCAGCCGCGACACGGCGTGGTTTTCCATCATCGACAGCGAATGGCCCGCCCTGCGCGCGGCCTACGAACGCTGGCTTAGCCCGGACAACTTCGACGCCGAAGGCAACCAGCGCCGCGGATTGGCCGACCTTGCGGGCGCCGAAAGGGCAGACTCCCAGGGAGAACACGCCGCGTGCGCCTGA